Proteins encoded in a region of the Candidatus Nitrosomarinus catalina genome:
- the thiL gene encoding thiamine-phosphate kinase, whose product MKKLDEKKIIDIFQRKLGNKKFISEDVEKFTLGKTKIIAKTDTMVQSTDIPQKMGLLDAARKSVIACVSDFASKGVKPEYGIISINIPKSISTKEINNIANGFKKACKEYEISIVGGDTNEGKEIVFNVCIFGKSDRIVTRKGSNKGDLIFTTGPFGYTSLGLEILLGNNKKINNLIKKSVKSVINPKPRLDYGLKNKRYFSSSMDSSDGLSTTLNEMSKQSKKKFVINKIPINRDLENYFKKHNRDFNSAIFHGGEEYEFVFTIPSKYRKIIIKNSILLKTPIIEIGYVELGKGVFIQNQNEEFKLKDLGWKHFK is encoded by the coding sequence ATGAAAAAATTAGATGAAAAAAAAATAATTGATATTTTTCAAAGAAAATTAGGGAATAAAAAATTTATTTCTGAGGATGTTGAAAAATTTACCTTAGGAAAAACAAAAATCATAGCAAAAACAGATACAATGGTTCAGAGCACAGACATTCCACAAAAAATGGGATTATTAGATGCAGCACGAAAAAGCGTAATTGCATGTGTGAGTGATTTTGCATCTAAAGGAGTTAAGCCAGAATATGGAATAATTTCAATAAACATACCTAAATCTATTTCAACAAAAGAAATTAACAATATTGCAAATGGATTTAAAAAAGCATGCAAAGAATATGAAATTTCAATAGTTGGAGGAGATACAAATGAAGGAAAAGAAATTGTCTTTAACGTTTGTATTTTTGGAAAATCAGATAGGATTGTTACTAGAAAAGGTTCCAATAAAGGGGATTTGATATTTACAACAGGTCCATTTGGATACACATCATTAGGATTAGAGATTCTTTTGGGAAATAATAAAAAAATAAACAATTTGATAAAAAAATCTGTTAAATCAGTTATAAATCCAAAACCAAGACTGGATTATGGACTAAAAAATAAAAGATATTTTTCATCATCTATGGATTCTAGTGATGGTTTATCAACAACATTAAATGAAATGTCAAAACAAAGTAAAAAAAAATTTGTTATTAATAAAATACCAATTAACAGAGATTTAGAAAATTATTTTAAAAAGCACAATAGAGATTTTAATTCAGCAATATTTCATGGAGGTGAGGAGTATGAATTTGTATTTACAATTCCTTCAAAATATAGAAAAATTATAATAAAAAATTCAATATTATTAAAAACACCAATTATTGAAATTGGTTACGTAGAATTAGGAAAAGGGGTGTTTATACAAAATCAAAATGAGGAATTCAAATTAAAAGATTTAGGGTGGAAACATTTTAAGTAA
- a CDS encoding phosphomannomutase, with protein MKKTISGIRGIFGEDLNLKDIIEFTNNFSSLIKSEKCVIGRDTRPSGKMIQETISAVLMKNGIDVFDLGMVPTPVVFRESRKYGAGIIISSSHNPIEWNGMKFILDGRGINEKELPNIINHQKILKSKIGKIKQIKSTYVEDASKIIGNVKNSPKIVIDNGGGAAKDFAENLLRKIGCDVEIINQELLGCSRGPDPTSEELIELSKITNDKEIGFAFDLDGDRLVVVRKGKKQTPDITLGLGVAKSLELGYKKFVLSLDTSVSIEKFIKEKGGIVVRSKVGEANVIEDMIKNNSQAGGEGSSAGFILPEFNYCREGILTSGLIASMLKNSKFTEIINYMENYFQIREKIKVDSNHHERIIENVKNSFMKKYSEIDTRDGIKAIIDEDTWILIRKSNTEDIIRISGESNDKEKCKMIVNDTIQLVKENYEKIR; from the coding sequence TTGAAAAAAACAATTTCAGGTATCAGAGGAATATTTGGAGAGGATCTTAATCTAAAAGACATAATTGAATTTACTAATAATTTTTCATCATTAATTAAATCTGAAAAATGTGTAATTGGAAGAGATACACGACCTTCTGGAAAAATGATTCAAGAAACAATCAGTGCAGTTCTAATGAAAAATGGAATTGATGTTTTTGATTTAGGAATGGTACCCACTCCAGTAGTATTTAGAGAATCAAGAAAATATGGGGCAGGAATAATTATTTCTTCATCACACAATCCAATAGAATGGAATGGAATGAAATTCATTTTGGATGGAAGAGGCATTAATGAAAAAGAACTCCCCAACATAATTAATCATCAAAAAATTTTAAAATCAAAAATTGGTAAAATTAAGCAAATTAAATCAACATATGTTGAAGATGCAAGCAAAATCATTGGTAATGTAAAAAATTCACCTAAAATTGTAATAGATAATGGAGGAGGAGCAGCAAAAGATTTTGCAGAAAATTTACTAAGAAAAATTGGATGTGATGTAGAAATAATTAATCAAGAACTTTTAGGCTGTTCTAGAGGCCCAGATCCTACATCAGAGGAATTAATTGAATTAAGTAAGATTACAAACGATAAAGAGATTGGATTTGCATTTGATTTAGACGGAGATCGCTTAGTGGTTGTAAGAAAAGGAAAAAAACAGACTCCAGACATAACACTTGGTTTAGGTGTTGCAAAATCATTGGAATTAGGATACAAAAAGTTTGTTTTGAGTTTAGACACTAGTGTTTCAATTGAAAAATTCATCAAAGAAAAAGGTGGAATAGTTGTAAGATCAAAAGTAGGAGAAGCAAATGTAATAGAAGATATGATAAAGAATAATTCGCAAGCTGGTGGAGAAGGAAGTAGTGCGGGATTTATTTTACCGGAATTTAATTATTGTAGAGAAGGTATTCTTACAAGTGGTTTAATAGCATCAATGTTAAAAAATTCAAAATTTACTGAAATAATAAATTATATGGAAAATTATTTTCAAATAAGAGAGAAAATAAAAGTTGATTCGAATCATCATGAAAGAATAATTGAAAATGTAAAAAATAGTTTCATGAAAAAATATTCAGAGATAGATACACGTGATGGAATTAAAGCGATTATTGATGAAGACACATGGATTTTAATTAGAAAATCAAACACAGAAGACATAATTAGAATTTCAGGGGAATCAAATGATAAAGAAAAATGTAAAATGATTGTCAATGACACTATACAATTGGTAAAAGAGAATTATGAAAAAATTAGATGA
- a CDS encoding winged helix-turn-helix domain-containing protein, producing MQIVADLLTVTQLSGQEGIKTTSLLTKANLSHSRLSKFLNNLTGAGLINKIEYDGKNTFVITSKGRQYLESYVNFSSIAESFGLEL from the coding sequence ATGCAAATTGTTGCAGATCTGTTGACAGTCACCCAATTATCAGGTCAAGAAGGTATCAAAACCACATCACTTCTAACTAAAGCAAACTTATCACATTCTAGATTATCAAAATTTTTGAATAATTTGACAGGTGCTGGCCTAATTAACAAAATTGAATATGATGGAAAAAACACATTTGTCATTACATCTAAAGGCAGACAATACTTAGAATCATATGTCAATTTTTCAAGTATTGCAGAATCATTTGGTTTAGAACTTTAA